The following proteins are encoded in a genomic region of Corylus avellana chromosome ca4, CavTom2PMs-1.0:
- the LOC132178109 gene encoding uncharacterized protein LOC132178109 yields MCRHFVVACVFRSVTDNFEWAFAGVYGPNDAGIRSTFWDELGGVMNVWDRPWCVGGDFNVVRNPGERLRATRQTQAMTAFADFIFEHGLSDLPMVGGLTWSNRRARSRLDRFLISEEWEERYLDVCQKRFPRVLSDHFPVILECGIGRRGHIPFSYVLARKLKALKGDLKKWNVEVFGDIGKSKELEEVLGGLDSIAESRDLTEEETIRQKSRALWLKEGDRNTKFFHRLANSHKRNSTVAAMMVGGSRTEDPAAIQDHIVHFYKALYFEQCQGRPTSFLDPSMEHLNSIEEGERLWMEKGFEEEEV; encoded by the exons ATGTGTAGGCATTTTGTAGTAGCCTGTGTCTTCCGAAGTGTCACAGATAATTTTGAGTGGGCTTTTGCGGGTGTTTATGGGCCAAATGATGCTGGTATCCGAAGCACTTTTTGGGATGAATTGGGAGGTGTAATGAATGTGTGGGATCGACCTTGGTGTGTGGGAGGGGATTTTAATGTCGTGCGTAACCCTGGAGAACGATTACGTGCTACAAGACAAACGCAAGCAATGACTGCTTTTGCTGATTTTATTTTCGAGCATGGGCTTAGCGATCTTCCAATGGTAGGAGGGCTCACTTGGTCTAATCGGCGTGCAAGGTCTAGACTTGATAGATTTTTGATATCTGAAGAATGGGAGGAACGCTATCTAGATGTATGCCAAAAAAGGTTTCCTAGAGTATTATCAGATCACTTTCCAGTGATATTGGAGTGTGGAATTGGAAGGAGGGGTCATATACCCTTcag TTATGTGTTGGCTCGAAAGTTGAAAGCTTTGAAAGGGGATCTCAAAAAATGGAATGTGGAGGTTTTTGGAGACATAGGAAAAAGTAAGGAATTGGAGGAGGTATTGGGTGGGTTGGATAGCATAGCAGAAAGTAGAGATTTAACGGAGGAGGAGACAATTAG GCAGAAATCTAGAGCATTGTGGCTGAAAGAGGGCGATCGGAATACGAAGTTCTTCCATAGGTTGGCAAACTCGCATAAGAGAAATAGCACGGTTGCAGCAATGATGGTGGGTGGGAGTAGGACCGAGGATCCGGCAGCTATACAGGATCATATTGTGCATTTTTATAAAGCTCTGTATTTTGAGCAGTGTCAGGGGAGACCAACCTCATTCTTAGATCCTTCGATGGAACATCTTAATTCCATAGAGGAAGGGGAGAGATTGTGGATGGAGAAAGGTTTTGAGGAAGAAGAGGTTTAG